Proteins from a genomic interval of Phaseolus vulgaris cultivar G19833 unplaced genomic scaffold, P. vulgaris v2.0 scaffold_15, whole genome shotgun sequence:
- the LOC137817036 gene encoding ATP synthase small subunit 6-A, mitochondrial-like, giving the protein MRLFDPWSVFFKREWKRNWPFLVGFAVTGTVITKFSLGLTEEDAKNSKFVQAHKR; this is encoded by the exons atgAGGCTGTTCGATCCTTGGTCTGTTTTCTTCAAGCGTGAATGGAAGCGAAATTGGCCCTTCCTGGTCGGATTCGCCGTCACCGGAACTGTGATCACCAAATTTTCTCTTGGTCTAACTG AGGAGGATgccaaaaattcaaaattcgtCCAGGCACACAAGAGGTAA